The Pristiophorus japonicus isolate sPriJap1 chromosome 3, sPriJap1.hap1, whole genome shotgun sequence genome has a segment encoding these proteins:
- the LOC139256981 gene encoding fibrinogen-like protein 1-like protein yields MFCHRSLSFLVLAVFVIEKCSSLSINPEFRNFLKRIKNVDILTEEQKQRIVNVKPNTDGKVHLHRDCKALNRFRPMPSGIYVIQPKGSPPLAVYCDMNTPGGGWVVLQKITKNSKVSFAEKWSTYQGTFGDVENDYWLGNDYIHLITKQAHYEVKFVLQNNNKKIEIDYASFKVAGAKDNYTLSLGSPIGDKSHDDLIKVDQNGSNDNMMFSTIDHDNDNDSTKNCAEQAGGGWWFDHCSSVILNSKQIHWPDVCDDCQSATILIKPSFENC; encoded by the exons ATGTTTTGCCACAGATCATTGAGTTTTCTGGTTCTTGCTGTCTTTGTGATCGAGAAGTGTTCTTCCTTGAGTATTAATCCCGAATTTAGGAACTTCCTCAAAAGAATTAAGAATGTAGATATATTGACCGAGGAGCAAaagcagagaattgtgaacgtCAAACCAAACACAGATGGAAAAG TGCATCTTCACCGAGACTGCAAGGCACTGAACCGTTTCAGACCTATGCCCAGTGGTATCTACGTTATCCAACCCAAAGGCAGTCCTCCTTTAGCAGTCTACTGCGACATGAATACTCCAGGCGGTGGCTGGGTGGTACTGCAAAAGATCACGAAGAACAGTAAAGTTTCTTTTGCAGAAAAGTGGTCTACTTACCAGGGTACCTTTGGCGATGTTGAAAACGATTACTGGCTGGGAAATGACTACATTCATCTCATCACAAAGCAGGCCCATTATGAAGTGAAATTTGTCCTTCAGAACAATAATAAGAAAATAGAGATTGATTACGCTAGCTTTAAAGTTGCGGGTGCAAAAGATAATTACACACTGAGTCTGGGCTCTCCCATTGGTGATAAGTCTCATGATGATTTGATCAAAGTGGATCAAAATGGCAGTAATGATAACATGATGTTTTCGACCATAGATCATGATAATGATAATGACAGCACAAAGAATTGTGCAGAGCAAGCTGGAGGGGGATGGTGGTTCGATCACTGCTCGTCCGTAATACTCAACAGCAAACAAATTCACTGGCCGGATGTTTGTGACGACTGCCAATCTGCCACCATTTTAATCAAGCCTAGCTTTGAAAATTGCTAG